CGTCAACACCTGCCACCAAAAGACCCCTTTCCCAATAAGCTTTTTCGTATTCTGTCATGCTCTATTCTTAAGTTCCCAAGGTTTTATTTCCTTTATTTTACCTATAGCCTCCTTACCCCTATACTTACGTAGGAAATACAGCTTTGCCCTTCTAACTTTTCCATATTTGACCACTTCAATCCTTTCTATGTTAGGGCTATAGTAAGGAAATATTCTTTCTATACCTACACCATAGGACTCCTTCCTTACTGTAAAGGTCTTATTCGGACCACTGCCTTTTATCCTTATAACCACACCTTCAAAGGGCTGTATCCTTTCCTTTTCTCCTTCCACTATTTTGTAGTAAACTCTTACCGTATCACCTACCTTAAAAGCTGGATATTCTTTCTTCGGAAGATATAACTCCTCAATTCTCTGAAGCAAGCTCATAGCTAAAACCTCCTTTTATACTTAAGGCATACAATTATAGCACAGTTTGAGTTATAATAACCAAGTCAAACTATAGGGGATTGATAAGCCTGAGCCTATCGTGAAGGATATGAAAAGATATAGCTTTCAAAGACCCTTTTGAAGTGGACTTGAAGTAAAGGCAAAGGGCATGAAGGATAGGGAATATTTAAATGCTTTTTGTGGAAGGTATCTAACTTTATAATAACATTGGGTTTTGCTCATGGACTACTCCCCACTTGACCTTATACCTGAGCCAATTTTGGTAGTGGATGAGAATCACCGAGTTATCTTTGCTAACAAAAAGGCAAGAGAGGTATACGGTAATAGGGCGGAAACCTGTTATGAGCTTTCTCATTCCTTTTCAAAACCATGTTATGAATACGAGGGACACCCATGCCCAGTTAGAAACATAAAAGAGCTGGGAATAGAAAAGTCTGGCGTCCTACATGTTCACAAAACGCAAGAAGGTGAAAGGTATTTTTATGTGTTAGCTCACTACCTTCCGGAAAAGGGTTTTTATGTGGAGCTTCATATAGACCTCTTTGACCTTATGGAAAATCTAAAGCTCAGTGGTCAGAGGACGGAGTTTCTTCTTTCTGGGGGTCCTGTGGTCTTTTTCCAATGGAAAAGGGCAGAGGACTTTCCTGTGGAGTTTGTCTCACCTAATGTGTCTGAGCTTTTGGGGTATACCGTAGAGGACTTTATATCTGGAAGGATAAAGTATGCAGACCTTATACATCCAGAGGACTTGGAAAGGGTAGCTCAAGAGGTAAAGTATCATACAGAGAAGAAATCTCCCTTCTGGATACATCAAGACTACAGGCTCAGAAGAAAAGACGGAGAATACATATGGGTTCTAAACTATACCGTGCCATTGTTTGACGACAGGAATGAGATAATTGGCTACTTTGGATACTTGCTGGATATAACGGAAAAACATGAACAGGAAGAGCTTTTCCACATTCTCGCAGAGTCAAACCCTCATGCGGTGCTGGTCTATGATTTTGAGCAAAACAGAGTTCTTTACGTAAACCACAGTGTAACAAAACTCTTTGGATATAGCAGGGAAGAATTGTTAGCCCTTGAAGACCCCATAAGCCTCATATTTTGGAAAGATAGAGAAAAGGCTTATGAAAATTTGAAGAAAAGGAAAGAAGGATACACAGGCGATATCAGCTACAGATTAAGAATTATTACCAAGAGTGGAAGAATAAAATGGGTTAACCTATCTTCAACTGTAGCCCATTTCAAAGGAAGGAATGTTTCTTTGATAACATTGGTAGATATATCAGAGGAAGTAAGAAGAGAAAGAACCCTAATAAAACTTGCCACAAGAGACCAGCTTACTGGTATATTTAACAGACGAGCACTTATTCACGATTTTGAGCGTCTTTTACATCAAGCGGAAAGATACAAAACACCCTTTTCCTTGGTAATCTTTGACATAGATAACTTCAAGCGCGTAAATGATACATACGGACACCTTATGGGAGACAAGGCTCTAAAAGAAGTGGTTAAGGCGGTAAAAAAGGTCCTAAGAAAAAGTGATATCTTTGGAAGGTGGGGTGGTGAGGAGTTCTTGGTGCTTCTTCCTATGACCTTAGAGCCTTATGCACCTGCGGAGAAGATAAGACGGACAGTTGAAAACTGTAATTTCTGTAAAGATTTGAGCATAACCATATCTCTGGGAGCAACCACTTACAGGGAAGGCGATACTATAGATAGCATGATTTTAAGGGCGGACGAAGCACTTTACCGAGCAAAAGAGCAAGGGAAAAACAGAGTGGTAGTTATCTAAGAGAGCTCTTCTTTTAGCTTTTCATTCATTTCTTGGACCTTCTGCCTTAAGGATGCCTCATAGTCTTTTAGTTTTTTCTCAAGCTCTGGGTATTTTATGGAGAGTATCCTTACTGCAAGAAGTCCTGCGTTTGTGCCGTTGCCTATGCCTACGGTTGCCACGGGGATGCCTGCTGGCATCTGCACTATGGAATAAAGGGAGTCCACACCATTTAGGTGTTTAGAAGGCACGGGGACGCCTATCACTGGTAGTGTGGTCATGCTGGCGGTCATGCCCGGGAGATGTGCGGAGCCTCCTGCACCTGCTATTATTACCTCTATGCCTCTTTCTCTTGCGGTCTTTGCATATTCATACATGGCTTCTGGCGTTCTGTGGGCGGACACAACTCTCACTTCGCAGGGGACTTCAAACTGCACAAGGACTTCGTAAGCAGGCTTTAGCCACTCCCAGTCAGAAAGACTACCCATTATTATGCCTACCAAAGGACTTTTCATGCATATAATTTTATGCATGAGTATAGAGAAGTTCATGAAGGAACTTTCTGATATGGAAGAGAGCCTCTGGCAAAGACGTATGAAAGTCCTTTATCAGTATAAGAGAGTTCAAGAAATGAGGCAAAGGATACGAGAGATTGAAGAGGTATTTGAGGAAGAGGTAGGCATTGACTTTCAAACCGCCCTATACTTCTTGGAAGAATACGAGAGCAACCCTCAGAGCTTTGAGAGGATAAAGGAGACACTGGGAGAAGAGGTTTTTCAGACTATAGAAGCTCTTGCGGACAGGATTAGGCAGATAAGGGATATGAAGAAGGAAGTGGATGAGGTGGAGAAGGAGATATTTGAAATAGATGCGGAGATAGACGATACCTTTGAAAAGCTCCGAGAATACAAAAGAAAAATTCAGGAAATGCTATGAAAAGACCCATAATGCTAATAGACCTTGACAGGTGCATAGGCTGTCTTTCCTGTGAGGTTGCCTGTAAACAGGAAAAGGGGCTTGAGAGCTTTGGCATAAGACCCATGAAGGTCTTCAGAGTAAGTGGTATTGGAGACAGGGCGGATGCCTTCTTTCTGCCTATGAACTGTTTTCACTGTGAGCCAGCACCCTGCGTTTACGCCTGTCCTACCTCCGCCATGAGGAAAAGAGAGGATGGCATAGTGTATGTGGAAGAGCTAAGGTGCATAGGCTGTAAGGCGTGCATAATTGCCTGTCCCTATGGAGCTATAGCCTTTAATCCTGCCACCATGAAAGTGGAAAAGTGTGATTATTGCTACAAAAGAGTAGATGCCGGACTTTTACCCTCTTGCGTGTCTAAGTGTGTTACCAACTGTCTGTATTTTGTGGAGATAGAAGATGTGCCAAAAGAAAGACATACCGCAAGAAGAATAGACTCAGAGCTATACAGAGAGCTTTTCCGCTGGAGGTTAGAAGAAGAACCTCTTGAGGTCCAAAACAATCCCTAAAAAGACACCCAGAGAGAGAAAAGGTCCGTATGGAAGAGCAAACTGCAAGCTTTTGTTTTTCAATATTATAGGCAGTGCATACAAAAGACCAAGCAAAGACCCCAAAAAGACCGCATATATAACACCCCAAAGACCAGCCACAGAACCTATAAAAGCCATGAGCTTTACATCTCCAAAGCCAAGCCCCTCTATCTTTCTGAGCTTTGTGTAGTAGAGGTATATAAGTAGAAAGATACCACCACCCACAAAAGCACCAAGTAGGCTTTCCTTTAGGCTAAAGTCTTGTCTAAAAACCGATACCACAAGCCCAAAGGCAAGTCCACCAAGCGTGAAAGTATCTGGAAGTATAAAGGTATCCCAGTCTATAAGGCTTGCCACAAGAAGCATGGAGAAGAAAACAAAGAAAACAAAGCTCAAAAAGGGCTCTTCAAACCTTACTCTGCAAAGAACTGCCAAAAAGCCAGTAAAGGCTTCCACCAGAGGATATCTGATGGATATTTTTGCTCCACAATGTCTACACCTGCCTCTGAGGATAAGGTAAGAAACTATGGGAATGTTGTCATACCATCTTATTCTTTGACCACATTGAGGGCAATGAGAGGGAGGAGAGACAATAGAAATACCTCTGGGTATTCTATATATTAGCACGTTGTAAAAGCTTCCCAGGCTTGCACCAAGCAAGAACAAAAAGACATATTCCAAAAGTTGAAACGTTTCCACTGTAGGCTAAAATTATAAACTATGAGGAGGCTACTATATGCACTCTGCTTTTTGTTCTTGGCTTCTTGCCAACAAAAGCAAGCGGTATCAAACTCTGAGATAAAGGACATAGTGCCAAAGCATGAATACGCTATGCTTATAGTGGAGAGCGAGAGCTGTATTTACTGCAAACAGCTAAGAAAAGACCTTCAGAGCCCAGTCCTGGCTTCGGAGTTGGAGAACATAGATGTTTACAGCGTGCTTTATGAGAGCAATGCAAGAGTAAGATATGTCCTCAAAGGACAAGAGCATATAAGCACGGAAGAAGAGCTTGTAAGAACTCTAAAGGTCAACTCCTTCCCTCAACTCTTCTTCTATGATAAGGAAGGCAATATAGTGCTTCATATACCAGGCTACCAACCACCCAAAACCCTTGCTTGCACTATTAGGTTTGTAAAAGAGGGAAAATATAAAGACACCAAGTATATGGACTACCTCAAGGCGGAAGAATGCATCTAAAAGCCATACTCTTTGACTTAGACGGAACGCTCATAGACTCCTACAGAGATATAGCCATACATCTCAACAAAACTCTGAAGGACTTTAACAAACCTCAGGTTGAGATACAAGAGGTTAAATACATGGTGGGAGGCGGTGCAAGAGAGCTTCTAAAAAGGTTCTTCCAAGATGGCATCCTTGAAGAGGCTCTAAAAGTTTTCAGAGAGTATTATCTCAAAGAGCCTGTTATTCACACAAAGCCCTTTGATGGCATAATGGAAGTTCTTGAAAGAGCAAGAAGCAAGGGTATAGAGCTTGCGGTGGTTACTAATAAGATGGAAAGCCTTTCTAAGGTCATCCTTCAGGAGCTTGGTATGGCAGAGTATTTTTCAGTGGTGATTGGGGGAGACACGCTTTCTGAGAAAAAGCCTTCACCCTTGCCTGTGCTGGAAGCCCTAAGACATGTTGGTGCCTTGCCTTCAGAGGCTATCATAGTGGGAGATACAGAGGCGGACCTAAAGGCAGGCAGGCTTGCAGGTGTAAAAAGGGGTCTTGCCCTGTGGGGTTATGTTAAAGTTCAAGAAGAAGTTCCAGATTTTGAACTCCATAGCCCTTTGGATTTAGCCAATTTTTTTAATCTTTGATAACCTCAAAAACCTTAAGCCTTGAGGTAGAGCCTCTTAGGAGTTGACCTTTGACTTTGAAACTCCAAAGTGCTTTGCCAGTAGTTCTCTTATTCTTTCGTTAGCTTTTCCCCCCTCTGGTGGGTCTTTGACCGCAACTTCGTATAGGTCTTTTTCTACCTCTTTCACATATTCTACCTTTGACCCGGGTCTGGCTTTTACCTTAAAAATCATTCCTCCCTTATCTCCCTGAGAGCCCTGTATTTTATCGTATATAACACCACAAAACCGTCTATACCATGCTCTCTTGCAAGGCTCGTTTCCACATCAAGCACTTGACCGCCTTCCTGCTCTATTGTGGATAAAACCTCGTTGAGCTTTTCGGTTATCTCTCTATCATTGCCCTCAAGGGAAATTACCATGCACCTGTATGCCATGCTTAAAAGTATATCTCATCAAGGCTATTAAGTCCCTTATAAACCATAAAAAGTCTCTCAAGTCCTATGGAACAGCCCGCACAGGGAGGAAAGTCTTCGTAAGCTCTGATAAGCTCCTCGTCAAAGGGTAAATCCCTACCCTTTGCGAAGTTTTCCATCCTTCTTCTTATCTCCTCGGGGTTTGTTTCTTCTGTCCAGCCGTTGGCTATCTCTATGCCCCTTATATATAGCTCAAACCTCTCCGCATAACCATCTACCACCTTTGCATAAGAGCTTAGCCTCTGAGGGAAATGGGTTATAAACTCAGGTTTGTCTTTGCCAAGATTTCTTTCCACATCCACATATATTCTGAAAAAGAGACTTTCCCAGTCTTCTTTGTCGTCAAATTCGTAGCCATATGCAAGTAGGTTGTTTTTGAATATCTCCTCATCCTCAGAAAGCACCACACCCGCATACTCCTCAAAGGCATGCTCAAGCCTTGTTGTCTTGTATTCCTTTGAAATTCCCAAAAACTCAAGCAATTCAGCTATCTCCCTTATGAGATAACTGTAGTCCACCCCAATCTTATACCACTCAAGCATGGTAAATTCTATTTTGTTAAGCCTTCCGCACTCGTTATTTCTAAAGACCCTTGCCACTTGGAATATGTCCCTTCTGTATTTTGAGAGCAGTTTTTTCATGGAAAACTCTGGGGAAGTTTGAAGCCACAGAATCTTCTCTTTACCACACTCCACAACCTTGAGACCTATAGGCTCTACATTCAAGTCAATATTGGGAAACTCAAGAAGCACAGGGGTGTGAACCTCAAGATAACCTCTTTCCTTGAAAAAGTCCCTTACCCTTTGAATAAACTCAGCCCACTCAAAGACCATCTAAAGGATTATAACATGGGGAGAGCGACGGGACTCGAACCCGCGACCCGTGGATCCACAGTCCACTGCTCTACCAGCTGAGCTACGCTCTCCTAACTTAATTTATTATAATCCTCTCACTTTCCCTCTGCAAGGTTCATTATAAGGGCAGTTGCTATAGCTCCTGCCATTTCAGTCCTTAGTATGTAAGGTTTTAGAAAAAGAGGCTTAAAACCTTTGCTTTTTAGAGACTCCACCTCTTCAATAGACAGACCACCCTCAGGACCCACCAGAACACCGTAGCTTCTCTTAGTCAGGTCAAGGCTCTTTATATCAGCCTCTGCGGAGAAGTTATCAAGCACAAGAGCTACTTCTTCCTTTGCTTGTATCTCAAATAGCCTTATGGGTCTACCTATTTCCATAGGTTTTGGTCTCTTGCACTGCTTAAAAGAAGCAAGACTCAACCTTTTCCACCTTTCCATTTTCTCTTCAAGGATACTCAACTTTTGGAAACCTCTTTTACAAACTACAGGTATGAGCAAGCTTGCTCCTGTCTGGCTTGCCCTGTCTATTACTTCTTCCATAAGTTTTAGTTCTAAAGGCACACACTGATATAGATTTACCTCTGGTTTTGGCAAAGGAATGCTTAACTCTTCCAGAGGCTTGCAAAGGGCATAGTCTTTTTCAATAGACATGAGAACACTCAAGAATAACCTATTTTCGCAAAAAACCTCAAGCCTGTCCCCTTTTTTAATCCTTAGAGCTTTAAGGTGATTAAACTCTTGACCACTTATAACTAAAAAATCCCCCTCCTTACCAGTGCATATTAGCCTTTCCATGAAGGGAGCGGGGCAGACGCCCCGCCAAAGGTTACTTTACAGACTCTCTGAGCTCCTTTGCAGGTCTGAAGGTGACCACCTTTCTGGCTGGTATCTTTATCTCCGCACCAGTTCTTGGGTTGCGTCCTTTCCTTTCTGCCCTTGTGCGAACCACGAATATCCCAAATCCCGGGATGGCGACTCTTTCACCCTTCTTAAGAGCCTCAGAGACTGCTTGAATGGCGGATTTAAGGGCAGCATCAGCTTGCTTTTTAGTAATGCCTGCCCCTTTGGCTATAGCTGAAACAAGCTCAGCTTTAGTCATGTCAATCCCTCCTTACAAAGTTTTTAGCAGTTTATAATGATATACCAAGTTAACTCAAGATGCAAGAAGATTTTTGAGGATTCTAAACATGAGAAGCATAATTTTTGCACTTCTTGCAAGCTTTATGTGGGGGACAGCCCCAGTGCTTTTTAAGCTTGGTTTGAGAGGAGAGGTGCATCCTATAAGTGCCTTAGTTTTTCATAACCTTTCCGCCTTTTTGCTCGCCTTGGTAATTACAGTTATTACGGGAATGAAGTTGAATTATCCGCTTAGAGAGGTAATGCTCATAATAGCAGGTGGCATAATGTCAGGCTTTCTTGGACTCTTCTTCTTCTTTGAGGCTGTTAAGCGTGGAGAGGTATCGGTGGTAGCCCCTATAGCCTCCACATCACCCATCTGGGGTGCGCTTATCGCCTTTCTACTTCTTGGTGAACCCTTTAGCTGGCTCAGAGCCTTTGGTATACTTCTTGTGGTATGTGGAATAGTTTTAATAAGCCTATCCTCTGGCAAGTAGCTCTGGCTTTTCTCACAGGTTTTCTGTTATACCTGCCTTTTTCTAAATATGAGCTTTGGTTCTTTTTTCTTCCCGCTTTTATACTCCTTCTTCATATAAGGTCTGGACTTTACTGGCTTCTTTCCGGCTTTGTTTTCTTTTTTCTCTCCTTGAGGTGTGCCAACATCGCCAGTATAGACTACGGTGGCGTTAACCCTTTTCTTTCTTACGGGCTTTTCAGTCTATTTGCACTATTTCTTAGCCTCTACCAGTTTTACCTACCCTTCTGGCTGTGGAAAAGGCTCTTTGGAGGCAATTTATGGCTCTTACCCCTTTTGTATGTGGTCTTTGAGGTAATCCGCTCAAACTTTCCCTATGGAGGCTTTCCTTGGCTTATCGTGGGCTCTCTCTCCGTATACCTTCCTATTGTAAAACACAGCCTTCTGTATGCAAACGTCTATATTCAGAGCCTTTTTTTGATATACACCGCACTGTTCCTCCTACGTAGAAAGCTAAGGCTAACCGTTTTTGTGTGGATTGTTCTTCTACTTATGGGCTTTTTTGCTCTCAGAGAAAAGGAAAAGGCAATGGAAAAAGCACCAGCTTTAAGGGTTGCACTGGTGCAAACCGCAGTGCCTCAGGAAGACAAACTCCAAAAGGAATCCTTTAGGAAACATGCAAGAGAGATACTCAAGCTGGTAGAAGAGGCTAATAAGAAGGGTGTGGACCTTATAGTTCTTCCAGAATCCGCCTTTCACTTTTTCTACTCAGAGGAAAGCGATGAATACAACTTTGAGCTAAGGCTACTCAGCCAGAAAACACCCATTCTTGTAGGTCTTATTGACATAAGAGAAGGTCTAAAACCCTACAACTCCGCTTACCTTTTAAAGGACGGCATTGCTATCCAGAGCTACGATAAGATAAAACTCTTCCCAATAGGAGAATACATACCCTTTCCCTTTGGCTTTCTAAAAGAGATTTTT
The Aquificaceae bacterium genome window above contains:
- a CDS encoding RsmE family RNA methyltransferase → MERLICTGKEGDFLVISGQEFNHLKALRIKKGDRLEVFCENRLFLSVLMSIEKDYALCKPLEELSIPLPKPEVNLYQCVPLELKLMEEVIDRASQTGASLLIPVVCKRGFQKLSILEEKMERWKRLSLASFKQCKRPKPMEIGRPIRLFEIQAKEEVALVLDNFSAEADIKSLDLTKRSYGVLVGPEGGLSIEEVESLKSKGFKPLFLKPYILRTEMAGAIATALIMNLAEGK
- a CDS encoding HU family DNA-binding protein, which codes for MTKAELVSAIAKGAGITKKQADAALKSAIQAVSEALKKGERVAIPGFGIFVVRTRAERKGRNPRTGAEIKIPARKVVTFRPAKELRESVK
- a CDS encoding HAD-IA family hydrolase → MHLKAILFDLDGTLIDSYRDIAIHLNKTLKDFNKPQVEIQEVKYMVGGGARELLKRFFQDGILEEALKVFREYYLKEPVIHTKPFDGIMEVLERARSKGIELAVVTNKMESLSKVILQELGMAEYFSVVIGGDTLSEKKPSPLPVLEALRHVGALPSEAIIVGDTEADLKAGRLAGVKRGLALWGYVKVQEEVPDFELHSPLDLANFFNL
- the lnt gene encoding apolipoprotein N-acyltransferase, which encodes MWNSFNKPILWQVALAFLTGFLLYLPFSKYELWFFFLPAFILLLHIRSGLYWLLSGFVFFFLSLRCANIASIDYGGVNPFLSYGLFSLFALFLSLYQFYLPFWLWKRLFGGNLWLLPLLYVVFEVIRSNFPYGGFPWLIVGSLSVYLPIVKHSLLYANVYIQSLFLIYTALFLLRRKLRLTVFVWIVLLLMGFFALREKEKAMEKAPALRVALVQTAVPQEDKLQKESFRKHAREILKLVEEANKKGVDLIVLPESAFHFFYSEESDEYNFELRLLSQKTPILVGLIDIREGLKPYNSAYLLKDGIAIQSYDKIKLFPIGEYIPFPFGFLKEIFPAIGGIDYVPGKSLTPLEYKTMKIATPICFEVAYHSLVMELSKRANLIAVLTNDGWFKDSDCVSQHYLWARVRALETGKYVLWVNNSGDTGIIDPMGRVLERMPYMKRGVVYGEVLLID
- a CDS encoding 4Fe-4S dicluster domain-containing protein, giving the protein MKRPIMLIDLDRCIGCLSCEVACKQEKGLESFGIRPMKVFRVSGIGDRADAFFLPMNCFHCEPAPCVYACPTSAMRKREDGIVYVEELRCIGCKACIIACPYGAIAFNPATMKVEKCDYCYKRVDAGLLPSCVSKCVTNCLYFVEIEDVPKERHTARRIDSELYRELFRWRLEEEPLEVQNNP
- a CDS encoding thioredoxin fold domain-containing protein, with translation MRRLLYALCFLFLASCQQKQAVSNSEIKDIVPKHEYAMLIVESESCIYCKQLRKDLQSPVLASELENIDVYSVLYESNARVRYVLKGQEHISTEEELVRTLKVNSFPQLFFYDKEGNIVLHIPGYQPPKTLACTIRFVKEGKYKDTKYMDYLKAEECI
- the epmA gene encoding elongation factor P--(R)-beta-lysine ligase, with protein sequence MVFEWAEFIQRVRDFFKERGYLEVHTPVLLEFPNIDLNVEPIGLKVVECGKEKILWLQTSPEFSMKKLLSKYRRDIFQVARVFRNNECGRLNKIEFTMLEWYKIGVDYSYLIREIAELLEFLGISKEYKTTRLEHAFEEYAGVVLSEDEEIFKNNLLAYGYEFDDKEDWESLFFRIYVDVERNLGKDKPEFITHFPQRLSSYAKVVDGYAERFELYIRGIEIANGWTEETNPEEIRRRMENFAKGRDLPFDEELIRAYEDFPPCAGCSIGLERLFMVYKGLNSLDEIYF
- the rplS gene encoding 50S ribosomal protein L19, yielding MSLLQRIEELYLPKKEYPAFKVGDTVRVYYKIVEGEKERIQPFEGVVIRIKGSGPNKTFTVRKESYGVGIERIFPYYSPNIERIEVVKYGKVRRAKLYFLRKYRGKEAIGKIKEIKPWELKNRA
- a CDS encoding DMT family transporter; this encodes MRSIIFALLASFMWGTAPVLFKLGLRGEVHPISALVFHNLSAFLLALVITVITGMKLNYPLREVMLIIAGGIMSGFLGLFFFFEAVKRGEVSVVAPIASTSPIWGALIAFLLLGEPFSWLRAFGILLVVCGIVLISLSSGK
- the purE gene encoding 5-(carboxyamino)imidazole ribonucleotide mutase — translated: MKSPLVGIIMGSLSDWEWLKPAYEVLVQFEVPCEVRVVSAHRTPEAMYEYAKTARERGIEVIIAGAGGSAHLPGMTASMTTLPVIGVPVPSKHLNGVDSLYSIVQMPAGIPVATVGIGNGTNAGLLAVRILSIKYPELEKKLKDYEASLRQKVQEMNEKLKEELS
- a CDS encoding prepilin peptidase is translated as METFQLLEYVFLFLLGASLGSFYNVLIYRIPRGISIVSPPSHCPQCGQRIRWYDNIPIVSYLILRGRCRHCGAKISIRYPLVEAFTGFLAVLCRVRFEEPFLSFVFFVFFSMLLVASLIDWDTFILPDTFTLGGLAFGLVVSVFRQDFSLKESLLGAFVGGGIFLLIYLYYTKLRKIEGLGFGDVKLMAFIGSVAGLWGVIYAVFLGSLLGLLYALPIILKNKSLQFALPYGPFLSLGVFLGIVLDLKRFFF
- a CDS encoding diguanylate cyclase encodes the protein MDYSPLDLIPEPILVVDENHRVIFANKKAREVYGNRAETCYELSHSFSKPCYEYEGHPCPVRNIKELGIEKSGVLHVHKTQEGERYFYVLAHYLPEKGFYVELHIDLFDLMENLKLSGQRTEFLLSGGPVVFFQWKRAEDFPVEFVSPNVSELLGYTVEDFISGRIKYADLIHPEDLERVAQEVKYHTEKKSPFWIHQDYRLRRKDGEYIWVLNYTVPLFDDRNEIIGYFGYLLDITEKHEQEELFHILAESNPHAVLVYDFEQNRVLYVNHSVTKLFGYSREELLALEDPISLIFWKDREKAYENLKKRKEGYTGDISYRLRIITKSGRIKWVNLSSTVAHFKGRNVSLITLVDISEEVRRERTLIKLATRDQLTGIFNRRALIHDFERLLHQAERYKTPFSLVIFDIDNFKRVNDTYGHLMGDKALKEVVKAVKKVLRKSDIFGRWGGEEFLVLLPMTLEPYAPAEKIRRTVENCNFCKDLSITISLGATTYREGDTIDSMILRADEALYRAKEQGKNRVVVI
- a CDS encoding DUF167 domain-containing protein, which produces MIFKVKARPGSKVEYVKEVEKDLYEVAVKDPPEGGKANERIRELLAKHFGVSKSKVNS